The following proteins come from a genomic window of Myroides odoratus DSM 2801:
- the sufC gene encoding Fe-S cluster assembly ATPase SufC — translation MLQIKNLHASVENKEILKGINLEVKAGEVHAIMGPNGAGKSTLSSVIAGNEAFEVTEGEMLLDGEELGELAPEERAHKGVFLSFQYPVEIPGVSVTNFIKTAINEARKAKGQEEMPANEMLKQIKEKAELLEIDRKFLSRSLNEGFSGGEKKRNEIFQMAMLEPKIAILDETDSGLDIDALRIVANGVNKLKSEDNAVILITHYQRLLDYIVPDFVHVLHDGKIVKTGGKELALELEEKGYDWIKESL, via the coding sequence ATGTTACAGATAAAAAACCTACACGCAAGTGTTGAAAATAAAGAAATATTAAAAGGAATTAATTTAGAAGTAAAAGCGGGTGAAGTTCACGCGATTATGGGACCTAATGGTGCTGGTAAAAGTACATTATCTTCTGTGATTGCTGGAAATGAGGCTTTTGAAGTAACGGAAGGTGAAATGTTATTGGATGGTGAAGAGTTAGGAGAATTAGCTCCTGAAGAAAGAGCACACAAAGGAGTGTTTTTATCTTTTCAATATCCGGTGGAAATTCCTGGAGTTTCCGTGACTAATTTCATTAAAACAGCAATTAATGAGGCAAGAAAAGCAAAAGGACAAGAAGAGATGCCTGCCAATGAAATGCTGAAACAAATCAAAGAAAAAGCTGAATTACTAGAAATCGATAGAAAATTCTTATCTCGTTCATTAAACGAAGGTTTCTCAGGTGGTGAGAAAAAGAGAAATGAGATTTTCCAAATGGCGATGTTAGAGCCAAAAATTGCAATCTTAGATGAAACGGATTCAGGATTAGATATCGATGCATTGCGCATTGTTGCTAATGGAGTAAATAAATTAAAAAGCGAGGATAATGCTGTAATCTTAATTACGCACTACCAACGTTTATTAGACTATATCGTTCCTGATTTTGTACACGTATTACACGATGGTAAAATTGTAAAAACAGGAGGAAAAGAATTAGCCTTAGAATTAGAAGAAAAAGGATACGACTGGATCAAAGAATCGCTTTAA
- the tssR gene encoding type VI secretion system protein TssR domain-containing protein produces the protein MSPKKIMILCLLGMISLSGCSVKQRSLKQTPAVSVVGTYDEYSLLSGYPKHAKPWIVYVAKQNASLYANATSESTDKKVAFFTPLIVLKQKGDRYEVAEYDATSIVEGKIDVTKLKGQGWIHRHDLLLWTASLRDATTGFRLKGMLALQEKAAVTRLEKYMDNDSLYVFKDPSLLHREDRKLSLNTLVYLYAFTADKKKVFIGESPTIVEGNPDNKMYGWVDTDVLGIWGTRTAFRIKPSANEQEIQLTLERKDQSTIRFTPIESRDSLQGNLRIEQLYPLTYRPSVDEFQIKYLDQLLDYSENKVYNVEGQPIYYDAYRKILAGNRKLNVVFVLDGAIEAASLTPLKGVFQGLGTQLSSSSYFTSISYATLFYHIDPRSMKNNTSQLLDFNHWSNSLTTVFNTSPPSTIPTTLYTAMEDLTRLLKSKENQSNVVVIVGQRFTIEDQAKQKELVRQIASTGSRVIFYQVRGNPNDAHNDFVLAGEEITKISAAQIARDKKQRLVDYKGIVDNNVFDLSQEDQGVYQLDYPMQSMHQGAVIFPRKGEDNKPLLLQQVFSKMVQDITMDNQHIDSTLTAVFRSDVGVAYTKAKPDYVSFNQQTKNKVSIPIAKQLIHRDYAFMREGILQNAVVIAEENKEYGVLLDEEEIEQVQQYYRSVYEHVFKKGGLNNKKMIRRYITTARKNSLTPKKMNRKFWRTNPVAIGLFHQTGLYLATVDTLAQQNLKQWKHADFVNAHMLKHFFKSFQTLADQLKEYKENQTEIAQQNGTNFYWFNQTYIPVLDYSKIKEVDHSFDILPIELEQIQASSSQKKKNKTSTKKYLTRVKKGILNK, from the coding sequence ATGAGTCCAAAAAAAATAATGATACTGTGTCTATTAGGGATGATTAGTTTGTCTGGTTGCAGTGTAAAACAAAGAAGTCTAAAACAAACACCCGCTGTTAGTGTTGTTGGTACATATGATGAATATTCGCTGTTGTCTGGTTATCCCAAACACGCAAAACCATGGATTGTTTATGTAGCCAAGCAAAACGCTTCTTTGTATGCTAATGCTACAAGTGAATCAACAGATAAAAAGGTGGCTTTTTTTACCCCACTTATCGTGCTCAAACAAAAGGGAGATCGTTATGAGGTTGCTGAGTATGATGCAACAAGTATTGTAGAAGGGAAGATTGATGTAACAAAACTCAAAGGACAAGGCTGGATTCATCGCCATGATCTACTGCTATGGACAGCATCGCTGCGAGATGCAACAACAGGTTTTCGCTTGAAAGGAATGTTAGCGTTACAAGAAAAAGCAGCAGTAACTAGGCTTGAAAAGTATATGGATAATGATTCACTTTATGTTTTTAAAGACCCAAGTTTACTCCACCGAGAGGATCGCAAATTATCTCTCAATACCCTGGTTTACCTCTATGCGTTTACAGCAGATAAAAAGAAGGTCTTCATTGGCGAATCTCCAACCATTGTAGAGGGGAATCCCGACAATAAAATGTATGGTTGGGTAGATACTGATGTATTGGGAATATGGGGAACGCGTACTGCTTTTCGAATCAAACCTTCAGCTAATGAACAAGAAATCCAATTGACCTTGGAAAGGAAGGATCAAAGCACCATTCGTTTTACTCCTATTGAAAGTAGGGATAGTCTACAAGGTAATTTGCGGATTGAACAACTTTATCCTTTGACATATCGTCCTAGTGTGGATGAATTTCAAATTAAATACCTAGATCAACTTCTAGATTACAGTGAAAATAAAGTATACAACGTTGAGGGGCAACCGATTTACTATGATGCATATCGAAAAATTCTAGCTGGCAATCGAAAGTTGAATGTGGTATTTGTTCTTGATGGAGCAATAGAAGCGGCAAGTCTAACTCCGTTAAAAGGAGTTTTTCAAGGATTAGGAACGCAGTTAAGCTCTTCGTCCTATTTTACTTCCATTTCATACGCAACGCTCTTTTACCATATTGATCCAAGAAGCATGAAGAATAATACGAGTCAACTTCTTGATTTTAACCATTGGTCTAATTCATTGACAACCGTTTTTAATACGAGTCCTCCATCAACGATACCAACGACTTTATATACGGCTATGGAAGATTTAACTCGATTGCTCAAATCAAAGGAGAATCAAAGCAATGTGGTAGTGATTGTTGGACAGCGTTTCACAATTGAAGATCAAGCGAAACAAAAAGAATTAGTTAGACAAATTGCCAGTACAGGTAGTCGGGTAATTTTTTATCAGGTGAGGGGAAATCCCAATGATGCACACAATGATTTTGTTTTGGCAGGAGAAGAGATAACTAAAATTTCAGCAGCTCAAATCGCAAGGGATAAAAAACAACGATTAGTTGATTATAAAGGCATAGTAGACAACAATGTGTTTGATTTATCCCAAGAGGATCAAGGGGTCTATCAATTGGATTATCCCATGCAAAGTATGCATCAGGGAGCGGTTATCTTTCCTCGTAAAGGAGAGGATAATAAGCCTTTACTCCTACAACAGGTTTTTTCGAAAATGGTACAAGATATAACGATGGATAACCAACATATTGACAGTACACTGACTGCCGTTTTTCGAAGTGATGTTGGTGTAGCCTATACAAAAGCGAAACCCGATTATGTATCCTTCAATCAGCAAACAAAGAACAAGGTATCCATTCCAATCGCGAAGCAACTAATTCATCGAGATTATGCTTTTATGCGCGAAGGAATACTTCAAAATGCTGTAGTAATTGCGGAAGAAAATAAGGAATATGGCGTACTTCTAGATGAAGAAGAAATTGAGCAAGTACAACAATATTATCGAAGTGTGTATGAGCATGTATTCAAAAAAGGTGGTTTGAACAATAAAAAGATGATTCGAAGGTATATCACGACAGCAAGAAAAAATAGTTTAACACCGAAGAAAATGAATCGAAAATTCTGGCGTACGAATCCCGTGGCTATCGGTTTATTTCACCAAACGGGGTTGTATTTAGCGACGGTGGATACGCTTGCGCAGCAAAATCTGAAACAATGGAAGCATGCTGATTTTGTAAATGCGCATATGCTAAAACACTTTTTCAAGTCCTTCCAAACGCTAGCAGATCAATTGAAGGAATACAAGGAAAATCAAACGGAGATAGCACAACAAAATGGAACAAATTTTTACTGGTTCAACCAAACCTATATTCCTGTATTGGATTATAGTAAGATAAAAGAAGTAGATCATTCTTTTGATATTCTTCCCATTGAATTGGAGCAAATCCAGGCTTCTTCAAGCCAAAAGAAAAAGAATAAAACGAGTACCAAAAAATACCTAACACGAGTAAAAAAAGGAATATTAAACAAGTAA
- a CDS encoding HesB/IscA family protein, with protein sequence MIKVSDIASKRVALLMEDEGFDSTKDYVRVGVESGGCSGLSYQLKFDHGTTEDDKVFEDNGVKIAVDKKSFLYLVGTTLEYSGGLNGKGFYFNNPNASRTCGCGESFSL encoded by the coding sequence ATGATAAAAGTTTCAGATATAGCAAGTAAACGCGTAGCTCTTTTGATGGAAGATGAAGGTTTTGATTCTACAAAAGATTACGTTCGTGTAGGGGTAGAAAGCGGAGGATGTTCCGGCTTATCGTACCAATTGAAATTTGACCACGGAACCACAGAAGACGACAAAGTTTTCGAAGATAATGGGGTTAAAATTGCTGTTGATAAAAAAAGCTTTTTGTATTTAGTAGGAACAACTCTTGAGTATTCAGGAGGGTTAAACGGAAAAGGTTTCTATTTTAACAACCCGAACGCAAGTAGAACTTGCGGATGTGGAGAAAGTTTTTCTTTATAG
- a CDS encoding PKD domain-containing protein gives MSYIKKNKEKLVLFIGGIFILCFVGTYIFQQQLNSTAWQGSVTVYPTTLQVGDTLFFKENAPNPSLRKWEFGDGDLSLEVLGYHQYKKPGFYQITYTANERDRQTFSIEVKPKTTSSNGDYFTEIDAPAEAMQFENVVFRAVTDKASLFSWKFGETGTIDAKEAFVIYAYQEAGEYEVYLYTDETAYPVVHKIKIHPSFKDLNEELNVEDDYKSIDNDIKDHLQQIANGAPFNQHYNYLVNTYLCQNENAVVLVNTTKRNSFYYYCMGLRFDRNVSIESVKAGFNEEANCVTKLNVIQTSK, from the coding sequence ATGAGTTATATCAAAAAAAATAAAGAAAAATTAGTGCTGTTTATAGGTGGGATTTTCATTCTATGTTTTGTTGGGACGTACATCTTTCAACAACAGCTTAATTCTACTGCATGGCAAGGGAGTGTTACTGTTTATCCAACAACTTTACAAGTAGGAGATACCCTGTTTTTTAAAGAAAATGCACCGAATCCTAGTCTCAGAAAATGGGAATTTGGTGATGGTGATTTGTCGCTTGAAGTTCTGGGGTATCACCAGTATAAAAAACCAGGATTCTATCAAATAACATATACCGCAAATGAAAGGGATCGTCAAACGTTCTCGATTGAAGTCAAACCCAAGACTACTTCAAGTAATGGGGATTATTTCACTGAAATTGATGCACCAGCTGAGGCTATGCAATTTGAAAATGTAGTGTTTCGAGCGGTAACAGATAAGGCTAGTTTATTTAGCTGGAAGTTTGGGGAAACGGGTACGATTGACGCCAAAGAGGCTTTTGTTATTTATGCCTATCAAGAGGCAGGGGAGTATGAAGTCTATCTCTATACTGATGAAACAGCCTATCCTGTGGTACATAAAATAAAAATTCATCCGTCATTTAAGGATCTTAATGAGGAACTAAATGTAGAAGACGACTATAAATCCATTGACAATGATATTAAAGACCATCTGCAACAGATAGCCAACGGAGCTCCCTTTAATCAGCATTATAATTATTTGGTTAATACTTATTTATGTCAAAATGAGAATGCAGTTGTACTGGTCAACACAACCAAACGCAATTCTTTTTATTACTACTGCATGGGGTTGAGATTCGATCGAAATGTCAGTATTGAATCGGTTAAAGCGGGTTTCAATGAAGAAGCAAATTGTGTAACTAAACTGAATGTTATTCAAACAAGTAAGTAA
- the sufD gene encoding Fe-S cluster assembly protein SufD, with product MELKDKLITSFVAFEQQLSGEHDTLHNIRLEGLKTFEDKGFPTKKEEAWKYTSLNSILKQDFCVVPKKEVAVDYKDVKQYFLSDSDTYKLVFINGVFSSHLSSTTHDGLDVCLMSSALTKPKYKMLIDTYYNTITDKEDSLTALNAAYAVEGAFVNIPKSKVVSKPIEIVYLSTAGEQALLVQPRNLIIVGENAHVQILERHQSLDECSIFTNSVTEIFSHKRAIVDFYKLQNDLDTGTLIDNTFIKQKQESRVSVHTFSFGGKLTRNNLNFYQDGERIDSTMKGITLIGGKQHVDHYTLVSHDSPNCESHQNYKGLYDDNSVGVFNGKIYVDKIAQKTDGFQQSNNILLSDKAQVYTKPQLEIFADDVRCSHGCTIGQLDEDAMFYMRQRGIPQKEAKALLMYAFTDEVMESVKIPELKGKVAKVIASKLGVSMGFDI from the coding sequence ATGGAACTTAAAGATAAATTAATAACGTCTTTCGTTGCTTTTGAACAACAATTGAGTGGAGAGCATGATACGCTACACAATATTCGTTTAGAAGGACTCAAGACATTTGAAGATAAGGGATTCCCTACAAAAAAAGAGGAAGCGTGGAAATACACGTCTTTAAATTCAATTTTAAAGCAAGATTTTTGTGTGGTTCCTAAGAAAGAAGTAGCGGTTGATTATAAAGATGTAAAACAATACTTTTTAAGTGATTCGGATACGTATAAATTGGTATTTATCAATGGAGTATTCAGCTCTCACTTATCATCTACTACACATGATGGATTAGACGTATGTTTAATGTCTTCTGCTTTGACTAAACCAAAGTACAAGATGTTAATTGATACATATTACAATACAATAACAGACAAGGAAGATAGCTTAACTGCTTTGAATGCTGCGTATGCAGTGGAAGGCGCTTTTGTTAATATTCCAAAGAGCAAAGTGGTTTCTAAACCAATTGAGATTGTATACTTGTCAACGGCAGGAGAACAAGCCTTATTGGTTCAGCCACGTAACTTGATTATCGTTGGTGAAAATGCACACGTTCAAATCTTAGAACGTCATCAAAGTTTAGATGAGTGCAGCATCTTCACAAACTCAGTAACGGAAATTTTTAGCCACAAACGCGCTATCGTTGATTTCTATAAGTTGCAAAACGATTTAGATACAGGTACGTTAATTGACAATACTTTTATCAAGCAAAAACAAGAGAGTAGAGTATCTGTTCACACGTTTTCTTTTGGTGGAAAATTAACGCGTAATAACCTGAATTTCTATCAAGACGGTGAGCGTATTGATAGTACAATGAAAGGAATTACGTTAATCGGTGGAAAACAACACGTGGATCACTATACCTTAGTTTCTCACGATAGTCCAAACTGTGAAAGTCACCAAAACTACAAAGGATTGTATGATGACAATTCAGTAGGGGTATTCAACGGTAAGATTTACGTAGATAAAATCGCACAAAAAACTGATGGTTTCCAACAAAGTAACAACATCTTGTTGAGCGATAAAGCGCAAGTATATACGAAACCTCAGCTGGAGATTTTTGCTGACGATGTACGTTGTTCACATGGTTGTACAATTGGTCAATTAGACGAAGATGCCATGTTTTATATGCGTCAACGTGGTATTCCTCAAAAAGAAGCAAAAGCGTTATTGATGTATGCCTTTACAGATGAAGTAATGGAATCAGTTAAAATTCCAGAACTTAAAGGAAAGGTTGCGAAAGTGATTGCCTCAAAATTAGGGGTATCAATGGGATTTGATATTTAA
- the tssO gene encoding type VI secretion system TssO yields MYLKSVNIKQIYLSISFFCINFLILIFVFFMAIYFFYESSEQQKKRMEKDLLAYKTLLNKQYTLKSKVDTVYYHMSLLNTGKVEHDLFLGQYIAKDVEEIKKLINNENVENFNGYKLLFSQLDSLLVLKDQIMDVSNQETVALRDLNECMSRFKNVYAELTDDPSRKFNKR; encoded by the coding sequence ATGTATTTGAAAAGTGTAAATATTAAGCAAATTTATTTGTCAATTTCGTTTTTTTGTATCAATTTCTTAATATTGATATTTGTATTTTTTATGGCAATTTATTTCTTTTATGAAAGTTCTGAACAGCAAAAAAAACGCATGGAAAAGGATCTTCTGGCCTATAAAACACTGTTAAATAAGCAGTATACTTTAAAGAGTAAAGTAGATACGGTGTACTATCACATGAGTTTACTTAATACTGGAAAAGTAGAACACGACCTCTTCTTAGGGCAATATATAGCGAAAGATGTTGAAGAGATAAAAAAACTAATAAATAATGAAAATGTAGAAAATTTCAATGGGTACAAATTGCTTTTTTCACAACTGGATAGTTTATTGGTTTTGAAGGATCAAATTATGGACGTTTCAAATCAAGAAACAGTAGCGTTACGTGACCTCAATGAGTGTATGTCTCGTTTTAAAAATGTTTACGCAGAATTGACAGATGATCCAAGTCGTAAGTTCAATAAAAGATAA
- the sufB gene encoding Fe-S cluster assembly protein SufB: MSKYTEEDLKKELEGKEYEYGFYTDIESETFPIGLNEDIIRAISAKKEEPEWMTNWRLESFRIWKEMTEPEWANVHYEKPDFQAISYYSAPKSKDKYTSLDEVDPELLETFNKLGISIDEQKRLSGVAMDIVMDSVSVATTFKSTLAEKGIIFCSISEAIREYPELVKQYLGTVVPQTDNFYAALNSAVFSDGSFCYIPKGVRCPMELSTYFRINQAGTGQFERTLVIADEGSYVSYLEGCTAPSRDENQLHAAVVELIALDNAEIKYSTVQNWYPGDKEGKGGVFNFVTKRGLCETNAKISWTQVETGSAVTWKYPSCILKGDNSVGEFYSVAVTNNFQQADTGTKMIHLGKNTKSTIISKGISAGKSQNSYRGLVQVGPRAENARNFSQCDSLLMGNECGAHTFPYIEARNSTAQIEHEATTSKIGEDQIFYCNQRGISTEKAIALIVNGFSKEVLNKLPMEFAVEAQKLLEISLEGSVG; this comes from the coding sequence ATGAGCAAGTATACAGAAGAAGATTTAAAAAAAGAATTAGAAGGTAAGGAGTATGAGTATGGATTCTATACAGATATAGAATCTGAAACATTCCCGATTGGATTGAATGAAGACATCATCAGAGCGATTTCTGCAAAGAAAGAAGAACCTGAATGGATGACAAACTGGAGATTAGAGTCTTTCCGTATCTGGAAAGAAATGACGGAACCGGAATGGGCCAACGTACACTATGAAAAACCAGATTTTCAAGCCATATCTTACTATTCAGCACCAAAAAGTAAAGACAAATACACAAGTTTAGATGAAGTGGATCCAGAATTATTGGAGACCTTCAATAAATTAGGTATCTCTATTGATGAGCAAAAACGTTTGTCTGGAGTTGCTATGGATATTGTAATGGATTCCGTTTCAGTCGCTACGACGTTTAAATCAACGTTAGCAGAAAAAGGAATTATATTCTGTTCTATTTCAGAAGCGATTAGAGAATATCCTGAATTAGTAAAACAATATTTAGGAACAGTAGTGCCACAAACAGATAACTTCTATGCGGCATTAAATTCAGCTGTTTTCTCTGATGGGTCATTCTGTTATATTCCAAAAGGCGTTCGTTGCCCGATGGAATTATCAACGTATTTCCGTATTAATCAAGCAGGAACTGGTCAGTTTGAGCGTACATTAGTTATTGCTGATGAAGGAAGTTACGTTTCTTATTTAGAAGGATGTACAGCGCCATCTCGTGATGAAAATCAATTGCACGCTGCTGTTGTAGAGTTAATTGCTTTGGATAATGCTGAAATTAAATATTCTACAGTACAAAACTGGTATCCTGGTGATAAAGAAGGAAAAGGTGGAGTTTTCAACTTCGTAACTAAACGCGGATTGTGCGAAACAAACGCTAAGATTTCTTGGACACAAGTAGAAACAGGATCAGCAGTAACTTGGAAGTATCCATCATGTATCTTGAAAGGGGATAATTCAGTTGGAGAGTTTTACTCTGTAGCGGTTACAAATAATTTCCAACAAGCGGATACTGGTACAAAAATGATTCACTTAGGTAAGAATACGAAATCGACGATTATATCGAAAGGTATTTCAGCTGGTAAATCTCAAAATAGTTATAGAGGTTTAGTACAAGTAGGCCCACGTGCTGAAAATGCTAGAAACTTCTCTCAATGTGATTCGTTGTTAATGGGTAACGAATGTGGAGCTCATACCTTCCCTTACATTGAAGCGAGAAACTCAACGGCTCAAATCGAGCATGAGGCGACAACAAGTAAAATTGGGGAAGATCAAATTTTCTATTGCAACCAACGTGGAATTTCAACAGAAAAAGCTATTGCTTTGATTGTTAATGGTTTCTCTAAAGAGGTGTTGAATAAACTACCGATGGAATTTGCTGTTGAAGCACAAAAATTATTAGAGATTTCATTAGAAGGAAGTGTGGGTTAA
- a CDS encoding MBL fold metallo-hydrolase → MKLYQIESGNFKLDGGAMFGVVPKSIWNKTNPADSNNQIDLGARLLLIEDGQRLILIDTGMGTKQSDKFFGYYSLWGDHTLEKSLAKHGFHPDDITDVFLTHLHFDHVGGAVNWNAARTGYVNAFKNARYWSNEEHWNWATQPNAREKASFLPENILPIKESGALHFIERNDSDLVLETDLGFSIFFADGHTDKQMIPILNYKGRKLAFTADLLPTAGHIPLPYVMGYDTRPLLTLSEKEKFLKMAADENWLLFLEHDAHNEIITVQHTEKGVRLNEILRTSDILI, encoded by the coding sequence ATGAAATTATATCAAATTGAAAGTGGCAATTTTAAACTAGACGGTGGAGCCATGTTTGGCGTAGTACCCAAATCCATTTGGAATAAAACCAATCCCGCAGATTCAAATAATCAAATCGATTTAGGTGCCCGTTTATTACTCATTGAAGACGGCCAGCGACTAATTTTAATTGACACCGGAATGGGAACCAAACAATCAGATAAGTTTTTTGGTTATTATTCGCTTTGGGGAGATCACACACTGGAAAAGTCATTGGCAAAACACGGTTTTCATCCTGATGATATTACGGATGTATTTTTGACCCATTTGCATTTTGATCACGTTGGCGGAGCAGTAAATTGGAATGCAGCTCGCACAGGCTATGTCAATGCCTTTAAAAACGCGCGTTATTGGTCTAATGAAGAACATTGGAATTGGGCCACTCAACCCAATGCAAGAGAAAAAGCGTCTTTTTTACCTGAAAATATTCTGCCCATCAAAGAAAGTGGTGCCCTTCATTTTATTGAAAGAAACGATTCTGATTTAGTATTAGAGACTGATTTAGGCTTTTCTATCTTTTTTGCAGATGGACATACCGATAAGCAAATGATTCCCATCTTAAATTACAAAGGACGTAAGCTAGCTTTTACGGCAGACTTATTACCAACAGCTGGTCATATTCCCTTGCCTTATGTCATGGGTTATGATACGCGTCCGTTGTTAACACTTAGTGAAAAAGAAAAATTTTTAAAAATGGCAGCAGATGAAAATTGGTTGTTATTCTTAGAACATGATGCACATAACGAGATAATTACAGTACAACATACCGAAAAAGGAGTACGATTAAATGAAATACTTCGCACTTCTGATATCTTAATTTAA
- a CDS encoding type VI secretion system transmembrane protein TssO, with protein sequence MMHPHQSLSKKEQGYQVLYLVGMLLFALVLLGLICLRGYHSPFANETQLEAEMLEQKYRFNTQQKKVEPLVVATFEKINTIAFTSPKPVEENEIVTSINQVSNSFVHTTIDDPRKEVYIQMGYFYRMYLEDKKIIAKKTENIKLFRKQFEECSIGFKDKEQQVIQRRNMLLTR encoded by the coding sequence ATGATGCATCCCCACCAGTCTCTCTCAAAAAAAGAACAAGGTTATCAAGTATTGTATTTGGTAGGTATGTTATTGTTCGCACTAGTATTGCTCGGGTTGATTTGCTTGCGCGGGTATCATTCGCCTTTTGCAAATGAAACCCAGTTGGAGGCAGAAATGCTAGAACAGAAATATAGATTTAATACACAACAAAAAAAGGTAGAGCCTTTAGTTGTAGCCACTTTTGAAAAAATTAATACAATAGCTTTTACAAGCCCCAAACCTGTAGAAGAGAATGAAATCGTCACAAGTATTAATCAAGTATCCAATTCGTTTGTACACACCACTATTGACGATCCGCGTAAAGAGGTATATATCCAAATGGGGTATTTCTACAGGATGTATTTAGAGGATAAAAAAATCATAGCCAAAAAAACAGAAAACATCAAGTTGTTCCGCAAGCAATTTGAGGAATGTTCGATTGGCTTTAAGGATAAAGAACAACAGGTGATTCAACGTAGAAACATGCTATTAACTAGATAA
- a CDS encoding response regulator transcription factor produces the protein MPIYLSLCESDLHFKNLIVDHIERTLNLDLLEYYCNGFELVNRLQYKQNNFLLIDAFTPIMTGIEALKILRAKHNKTPIIMYTQVYQEDLYNLFNTYDQVYYCQKNSHIVFKLLTALYHGNHAPYTQHIEQWKNYNSKEFTKDTLAARPLLYTPSSIELQIINHACKGLTNNEIGKMVHLSGRTIETYIKKLTEKFHVKNKIQLITYCVEQHLHNYK, from the coding sequence ATGCCCATTTATCTCTCCCTCTGTGAATCAGACTTACATTTTAAAAACCTCATTGTAGACCATATTGAACGAACCTTAAATCTCGATTTATTAGAGTATTATTGCAATGGTTTTGAGTTGGTTAACAGGCTACAATACAAACAGAATAATTTTCTATTAATCGATGCTTTTACCCCAATTATGACGGGTATAGAAGCCTTAAAAATATTGCGTGCTAAGCACAATAAAACACCTATTATTATGTATACTCAGGTATACCAAGAAGACTTATATAACCTCTTTAACACCTATGATCAGGTCTATTATTGTCAAAAAAACAGTCATATTGTATTTAAACTACTCACCGCTTTGTATCATGGCAACCATGCCCCTTATACTCAACATATAGAGCAATGGAAAAACTACAATAGCAAGGAGTTTACGAAGGATACGCTTGCTGCTCGACCGCTGCTTTATACTCCCTCTTCCATCGAATTACAAATCATCAATCACGCTTGTAAGGGATTGACAAACAATGAAATTGGAAAAATGGTACACTTGAGTGGACGTACCATTGAAACGTATATTAAGAAGTTGACAGAAAAATTTCACGTGAAGAATAAGATTCAATTAATCACGTATTGTGTAGAACAACATCTGCACAATTACAAATAA